In Streptomyces sp. NBC_00483, a single window of DNA contains:
- a CDS encoding protein phosphatase 2C domain-containing protein — protein sequence MSQQGERPTGHPAQGDDWWGKLYDNEAAAEDTGPTPAPDTLDDRFSSAGAVASPHSPPPPAPPAVDDPPVPEPRHAPYPETHHVWTTPPVPDEPGADAPEAEPPPPPEAAPPLPEAPPPPEAAPPLPETPQSAAVPPLPEAPPPPPEAPRVEAPPAPPEAPPLPPEAPRAEETDPAPPQADPVIYVGDGPPTYDAEPSALPLADPEDLDDLVADTVLDGARCGVSTLRAVSVRGDSARYRGELRRDSLLTARFGSGSTALILVAMATGARATPGAHRAAAEVCEWIGRAVGLSHTRLAEDVRAGRRGDLKSGLHRLTDRSLGKLRAGATEQGLDPEQYAATLRCLLLPADPACRTRVFFGVGEGGLFRLRDGEWRDIEPSVAEQSGEPVVGFGSTPPAETPDGDRLTMDLNITTPPSPYEPAPPPPRDAFRFRASVARPGDTLLLCSPGLAEPLRGEPDLARHLANRWADADPPGLATFLADTQVRVKGYADDRTAAAVWEA from the coding sequence ATGAGCCAGCAGGGGGAGAGGCCCACCGGTCACCCGGCCCAAGGGGACGACTGGTGGGGGAAGTTGTACGACAACGAGGCCGCCGCCGAGGACACCGGGCCCACTCCGGCCCCGGACACCCTGGACGACCGCTTCAGCTCGGCCGGCGCGGTCGCGTCCCCGCACTCTCCGCCGCCCCCGGCCCCACCGGCCGTCGACGACCCACCCGTGCCGGAGCCCCGCCACGCCCCGTACCCGGAAACACACCACGTCTGGACCACCCCACCCGTCCCGGACGAACCCGGCGCCGACGCACCCGAGGCGGAACCACCGCCACCTCCGGAAGCTGCGCCACCCCTGCCGGAGGCTCCGCCCCCGCCCGAAGCCGCGCCACCCCTGCCGGAGACGCCTCAGTCCGCAGCCGTGCCGCCCCTGCCCGAAGCGCCTCCCCCTCCGCCGGAAGCACCCCGCGTAGAAGCCCCACCGGCCCCTCCGGAGGCACCCCCACTCCCGCCGGAGGCTCCTCGCGCCGAAGAGACCGACCCGGCCCCGCCGCAAGCGGACCCCGTCATCTACGTAGGCGACGGTCCGCCCACCTACGACGCCGAGCCCAGCGCTCTTCCTCTCGCCGATCCGGAGGATCTGGACGATCTCGTCGCGGACACCGTGCTCGACGGGGCGCGGTGCGGGGTGTCGACCTTGCGGGCCGTGTCCGTGCGGGGGGACTCCGCGCGGTACCGGGGCGAGCTGCGGCGCGACAGTCTGCTCACCGCGCGGTTCGGGAGCGGGTCCACGGCGCTGATCCTCGTGGCGATGGCCACCGGCGCCCGCGCCACGCCCGGCGCGCACCGGGCCGCCGCCGAGGTCTGCGAGTGGATCGGGCGGGCCGTCGGGCTCAGCCACACGCGGCTCGCGGAGGACGTGCGGGCGGGCCGCAGGGGCGACCTCAAGTCGGGCCTGCACCGGCTCACCGACCGCAGCCTCGGCAAGCTGCGGGCCGGCGCCACCGAACAGGGCCTGGACCCGGAGCAGTACGCCGCGACGCTGCGCTGCCTGCTGCTGCCCGCCGACCCGGCGTGCCGCACCCGCGTGTTCTTCGGCGTCGGCGAGGGCGGACTCTTCCGGTTGCGGGACGGGGAGTGGCGGGACATAGAGCCGAGCGTCGCCGAGCAGAGCGGCGAACCCGTCGTCGGCTTCGGTTCGACGCCGCCGGCCGAGACACCGGACGGCGACCGGCTCACGATGGACCTCAACATCACGACGCCCCCGAGCCCCTACGAGCCCGCGCCCCCGCCGCCCCGCGACGCCTTCCGGTTCCGCGCCTCCGTCGCCCGACCGGGGGACACGCTGCTGCTGTGCTCGCCGGGCCTCGCCGAACCGCTCCGCGGAGAGCCGGATCTCGCCCGCCACCTGGCGAACAGGTGGGCGGACGCCGATCCTCCGGGTCTCGCCACGTTCCTCGCGGACACCCAGGTCCGGGTGAAGGGATACGCCGACGACCGAACGGCTGCGGCCGTCTGGGAGGCGTGA
- a CDS encoding ATP-binding protein — protein MTYEKGAAVSTADRGDGPPRQLKRKLGKADLRAVPEVRRALRELLLHWGRPGRSEVAELLTSELVTNALVHTDCEAELTATVGSRSLRVEVRDFVSRRPKPRVPHADDGTHGTNGRGLILVQSLADAWGVAALGPGATGKVVWFELDGGVV, from the coding sequence ATGACGTACGAGAAGGGGGCCGCCGTGAGTACGGCGGATCGGGGGGACGGGCCGCCGAGGCAGCTCAAGCGCAAGCTCGGCAAGGCGGACCTGCGGGCCGTCCCGGAGGTGAGGCGCGCGCTGCGCGAACTCCTCCTGCACTGGGGAAGGCCCGGAAGATCGGAGGTGGCGGAGCTGCTGACCAGCGAACTCGTGACGAACGCGCTGGTGCACACGGACTGTGAGGCGGAACTCACGGCGACCGTGGGCTCGCGCTCCCTGCGGGTCGAGGTCCGCGACTTCGTCTCGCGCAGGCCCAAGCCACGCGTACCGCACGCCGACGACGGTACGCACGGAACCAATGGGCGCGGACTCATCCTGGTGCAGTCGCTCGCGGACGCCTGGGGCGTCGCGGCGCTCGGCCCGGGTGCCACGGGCAAGGTGGTCTGGTTCGAACTGGACGGCGGCGTCGTGTGA
- a CDS encoding alpha-mannosidase — MHDDRHLVEGRLDRAMRQFVRPAQYGARVPLSMSVWHAPGEPVPVAEALDGTYEPFETGTAWGKPWSTSWFRLEGRVPEEWEGRHVEAVVDPGFSGQGPGFQAEGLLYDASGVPLKGIHPRNRHLTIAARAAGGEPVHLLLEAAANPTVLRDFEPTFLGDVLTAGDRPNYRFRSADLAVLDEEVWHLVLDVEVLSELMHELDADRARRHDILRALERMLDALDLHDVPGTAAAARTELAEVLSRPAHASAHRVSAAGHAHIDSAWLWPLRETVRKASRTFANVTALARDYPELVFACSQAQQYAWVKEHQPHIWERIKKAVADGNWSPVGSMWVESDANMPGGEALARQLVHGKRFFQDELGVETEEIWLPDSFGYTAAFPQLAKLAGAKWFLTQKLSWNQTNKMPHHTFWWEGIDGTRVFTHFPPVDTYNAQFHANELAHAERNFAEKGGASRSLVPFGWGDGGGGPTREMLEKARRLRSLEGSPRVDIEKPAAFFEAAHEEYGAKAPVWSGELYLEMHRATYTTQAKTKQGNRRSEHALREAELWCTAAALHDADYAYPYDALDRIWKTVLLHQFHDILPGSSIAWVHREARETYAQVLAELDDITTGAVHRLGGSAPSALNASPYPRSEVVAHDGQLTHVNVDGLGARSLTEAAGQTHGPGAHAAATRETDSIILANEHLTVTIDSDGLLTSVRDLRDGGRETLAPGSRGNLLQLHPDHPTQYDAWDLDAHYRNTRTDLTRAESVELVEEGPLRVSVRVTRHFGKSRITQEYRLAADSRRLDVVTDIDWQESEKVLKAAFPLDVHAERSSAEIQFGHVNRPTHANTGWDAARYEICAHRWLRVAEEGYGVALLNDSTYGHDVTRAAHDEGLGTTVRLTLLRAPHSPDPETDLGTHRFTYALLPGATTGDAVAEGLALNLPLRIAPAPAVTPLVAVDNPAVTVESVKLAEDRSGDVVVRLYESRGGRANATLTAAFPVAGADETDLLERPLHAADTSDAGLALSLRPFQILTLRLRPV, encoded by the coding sequence GTGCACGACGACCGACACCTCGTGGAAGGCCGACTCGACCGCGCGATGCGCCAATTCGTGCGGCCCGCGCAGTACGGGGCGCGGGTACCGCTGAGCATGAGCGTCTGGCACGCACCGGGGGAACCGGTTCCGGTGGCCGAGGCCCTGGACGGCACGTACGAGCCCTTCGAGACCGGCACCGCGTGGGGAAAGCCGTGGTCGACGAGTTGGTTCCGCCTGGAGGGGCGGGTGCCCGAGGAGTGGGAGGGGCGGCACGTCGAGGCGGTCGTCGACCCCGGATTCTCCGGGCAGGGGCCCGGCTTCCAGGCGGAGGGACTGCTGTACGACGCGTCGGGTGTACCCCTCAAGGGCATCCACCCGCGCAACCGGCATCTGACGATCGCGGCGCGCGCGGCCGGCGGGGAGCCGGTGCATCTGCTCCTCGAGGCGGCGGCCAATCCGACGGTGCTGCGGGACTTCGAACCCACCTTCCTCGGTGACGTACTGACCGCAGGGGATCGCCCCAACTACCGATTCCGCTCTGCCGATCTGGCCGTACTCGACGAGGAGGTCTGGCATCTCGTCCTGGACGTCGAGGTGCTCTCGGAGCTGATGCACGAGCTGGACGCGGACCGGGCCAGGCGCCACGACATCCTGCGCGCCCTGGAGCGGATGCTGGACGCCCTCGATCTGCACGATGTCCCCGGCACCGCGGCGGCGGCCCGCACCGAGCTGGCCGAGGTGCTGTCCCGTCCCGCGCACGCGAGCGCGCACCGGGTCTCGGCGGCCGGGCACGCGCACATCGACTCGGCGTGGCTGTGGCCGCTGCGCGAGACGGTCCGCAAGGCCTCGCGCACGTTCGCGAACGTCACGGCGCTGGCCCGCGACTACCCGGAGCTGGTCTTCGCCTGCTCGCAGGCGCAGCAGTACGCGTGGGTGAAGGAGCACCAGCCGCACATCTGGGAGCGCATCAAGAAGGCGGTCGCGGACGGGAACTGGTCCCCGGTCGGCTCGATGTGGGTGGAGTCGGACGCCAACATGCCCGGCGGCGAGGCCCTCGCGCGTCAGCTGGTGCACGGCAAGCGGTTCTTCCAGGACGAGCTGGGCGTGGAGACGGAGGAGATCTGGCTCCCTGACTCCTTCGGATACACGGCCGCTTTCCCGCAGTTGGCGAAGCTCGCGGGTGCCAAGTGGTTCCTGACGCAGAAGCTGAGCTGGAACCAGACGAACAAGATGCCGCACCACACGTTCTGGTGGGAGGGCATCGACGGCACGCGGGTGTTCACGCACTTCCCGCCCGTGGACACCTACAACGCACAGTTCCACGCCAACGAACTGGCCCACGCCGAGCGGAACTTCGCGGAGAAGGGCGGCGCGTCCCGCTCCCTCGTCCCGTTCGGCTGGGGCGACGGCGGGGGCGGCCCGACCCGCGAGATGCTGGAGAAGGCGCGCCGGCTGCGCTCGCTGGAGGGATCGCCGCGCGTCGACATCGAGAAGCCGGCCGCGTTCTTCGAGGCCGCGCACGAGGAGTACGGCGCGAAGGCCCCCGTCTGGTCCGGCGAGCTGTACCTGGAGATGCACCGCGCCACGTACACCACACAAGCGAAGACGAAACAGGGCAACCGCCGCTCCGAACACGCCCTGCGCGAGGCCGAGTTGTGGTGCACGGCCGCCGCCCTGCACGACGCGGACTACGCCTATCCGTACGACGCACTCGACCGGATCTGGAAGACGGTACTGCTGCACCAGTTCCACGACATCCTGCCGGGCTCGTCGATCGCCTGGGTCCACCGGGAGGCCCGGGAGACCTACGCCCAGGTACTCGCGGAACTGGACGACATCACCACCGGAGCCGTACACCGCCTCGGCGGGTCCGCGCCGTCGGCACTCAACGCCTCGCCGTACCCGCGCAGCGAAGTCGTCGCCCACGACGGGCAGTTGACGCACGTGAACGTCGATGGGCTCGGCGCCCGCTCCCTCACCGAGGCCGCCGGACAGACGCACGGACCGGGCGCGCACGCGGCGGCGACGCGGGAGACGGACTCGATCATCCTCGCCAACGAACACCTCACCGTGACGATCGACAGCGACGGACTCCTCACCTCCGTACGGGACTTGAGGGACGGCGGCCGCGAGACGCTCGCTCCCGGCAGCCGCGGCAACCTGCTGCAACTGCACCCCGACCACCCCACGCAGTACGACGCCTGGGACCTGGACGCCCACTACCGAAACACCCGCACCGACCTCACCCGCGCCGAGTCGGTGGAGCTGGTCGAGGAGGGCCCGCTGCGGGTCTCCGTGCGCGTCACCCGCCACTTCGGGAAGTCCCGGATCACGCAGGAGTACCGGCTCGCCGCGGACAGCCGGCGCCTCGATGTCGTCACGGACATCGACTGGCAGGAGTCGGAGAAGGTCCTGAAGGCGGCGTTCCCGCTGGACGTGCACGCGGAGCGGTCGTCGGCCGAGATCCAGTTCGGCCACGTCAACCGGCCCACGCACGCCAACACCGGCTGGGACGCGGCCCGTTACGAGATCTGCGCGCACCGCTGGCTGCGGGTCGCGGAGGAGGGCTACGGGGTCGCGCTGCTCAACGACTCCACGTACGGCCACGACGTGACGCGCGCCGCGCACGACGAGGGCCTCGGCACCACGGTCCGCCTCACGCTCCTTCGCGCCCCGCACTCCCCCGACCCGGAGACGGACCTGGGCACGCACCGCTTCACGTACGCGCTGCTGCCGGGCGCGACGACCGGCGACGCGGTGGCGGAGGGGCTCGCCCTGAACCTGCCGCTGCGGATCGCGCCCGCGCCCGCCGTGACGCCGCTGGTCGCGGTCGACAACCCGGCGGTCACGGTGGAGTCCGTGAAGCTCGCGGAGGACCGCAGCGGGGATGTCGTGGTGCGGCTCTACGAGTCGCGGGGCGGGCGTGCGAACGCGACGCTCACGGCGGCGTTCCCGGTGGCGGGCGCGGACGAGACGGACCTCCTGGAGCGCCCGCTGCACGCGGCCGACACCTCGGACGCCGGTCTCGCCCTGTCCCTGCGCCCGTTCCAGATCCTGACGCTGCGGCTGCGGCCGGTGTGA
- a CDS encoding DUF2637 domain-containing protein, with translation MRLTDISLDWLLPGAVLLLGMLAAVAVLARGRRAGGAKKDAGMFSDDSWERTEERRRRKEAVYGTASYVLLFCCAAVAAALSFHGLVGFGKQNLNLSGGWEYLVPFGLDGAAMFCSVLAVREASHGDAALGSRILVWTFAGAAAWFNWVHAPRGLGHAGAPHFFAGMSLSAAVLFDRALKQTRRAALREQGLVPRPLPQIRIVRWLRAPLETYSAWSLMLLENVRTLDEAVDEVREDKREKTQNRMRQREHQKLERAQLKALSRGFGARDPRQVEAGSSGQPGPESAISGAAPQSELPQAAPAPEQLPLRARPSLQAVKGIRRSRDQKAPVTVDLTAEDDTQALPRLDSLEQKLKDLEQQLG, from the coding sequence ATGAGACTGACCGACATATCGCTGGACTGGCTGCTTCCGGGCGCCGTACTGCTCCTGGGCATGCTGGCGGCGGTCGCAGTGCTCGCGCGCGGCAGGCGCGCCGGGGGCGCCAAGAAGGACGCGGGGATGTTCTCCGACGATTCGTGGGAACGCACCGAGGAGCGCCGCAGGCGCAAGGAGGCCGTCTACGGCACCGCCTCGTACGTGCTGCTGTTCTGCTGCGCCGCCGTCGCCGCCGCCCTCTCCTTCCACGGCCTGGTCGGATTCGGCAAGCAGAACCTGAACCTGTCCGGGGGCTGGGAGTACCTCGTCCCCTTCGGGCTCGACGGCGCCGCGATGTTCTGCTCGGTGCTCGCGGTGCGCGAGGCCAGCCACGGCGACGCCGCGCTCGGCTCCCGGATACTCGTGTGGACGTTCGCCGGCGCCGCCGCCTGGTTCAACTGGGTGCACGCGCCGAGGGGCCTGGGCCACGCGGGCGCCCCGCACTTCTTCGCGGGGATGTCCCTCTCGGCCGCCGTCCTCTTCGACCGTGCCCTGAAGCAGACGCGCCGCGCGGCGCTGCGCGAACAGGGCCTGGTGCCGAGGCCGTTGCCGCAGATCCGGATCGTGCGCTGGCTGCGCGCGCCCCTGGAGACGTACAGCGCCTGGTCGTTGATGCTCCTGGAGAATGTGCGGACCCTCGACGAGGCCGTGGACGAGGTGCGCGAGGACAAGCGGGAGAAGACGCAGAACCGGATGCGCCAGCGCGAGCACCAGAAGCTGGAGCGTGCCCAACTGAAGGCGCTGAGCCGGGGTTTCGGCGCCCGCGACCCCCGGCAGGTGGAGGCCGGCAGCTCCGGACAACCCGGCCCGGAGTCCGCCATATCGGGGGCGGCCCCGCAGTCGGAACTACCGCAGGCGGCGCCCGCACCGGAACAGCTTCCGCTGCGCGCCCGCCCCTCCCTCCAGGCCGTCAAGGGAATCCGTAGGTCCCGTGACCAGAAGGCGCCCGTCACCGTCGATCTGACGGCGGAGGACGATACGCAGGCGCTGCCCCGGCTCGACTCTCTGGAGCAGAAGCTCAAGGACCTTGAGCAGCAGCTCGGTTGA
- a CDS encoding (2Fe-2S)-binding protein, which produces MPLTTSALGAPPSAVSAAYARLTEVFPGLGVTEVPAGQALPEGAGWVHTERLAEGGAALDAFLAWDNAQVLKDYGTGARPDVIASFGLHRYAWPACLLITLPWFLHRRVPRFPASEVAFQRTLGRLAVHVTEFACLPDDPAAKLPGARVVPDEEALRAEVRAAVAEHLQPVLAGFGPRMRRGPRALWGMATDEIVESLWYVGHLLGEERRAMADLEALLPGATKPYVGKAAFRELTGPDGELLPTRDRASCCMFYTLRPQDTCVTCPRTCDADRVGRLTAAAAA; this is translated from the coding sequence ATGCCCCTCACCACGTCGGCGCTCGGCGCGCCTCCCAGCGCGGTCTCGGCCGCGTACGCCCGCCTCACCGAGGTGTTCCCGGGCCTGGGCGTCACCGAGGTACCCGCTGGTCAGGCGCTGCCCGAGGGGGCGGGCTGGGTGCACACCGAGCGGCTCGCCGAGGGCGGCGCCGCGCTCGACGCCTTCCTCGCGTGGGACAACGCACAGGTACTCAAGGACTACGGCACCGGCGCCCGCCCCGACGTGATCGCGAGCTTCGGCCTGCACCGCTACGCCTGGCCCGCCTGCCTGCTCATCACCCTCCCCTGGTTCCTGCACCGCCGCGTGCCCCGCTTCCCGGCCTCCGAGGTCGCCTTCCAGCGCACGCTCGGCCGGCTCGCCGTCCACGTGACCGAGTTCGCCTGCCTCCCCGACGACCCGGCGGCGAAGCTGCCCGGCGCCCGCGTCGTCCCGGACGAGGAGGCGCTGCGCGCCGAGGTCCGCGCGGCCGTCGCCGAGCACCTTCAGCCCGTGCTCGCCGGCTTCGGACCGCGGATGCGGCGCGGCCCGCGCGCCTTGTGGGGCATGGCGACGGACGAGATCGTCGAGTCCCTCTGGTACGTCGGCCACCTCCTCGGCGAGGAGCGGCGCGCCATGGCCGACCTGGAGGCGCTGCTCCCCGGCGCCACGAAGCCGTACGTCGGGAAGGCCGCGTTCCGCGAACTGACGGGCCCCGACGGGGAGTTGCTGCCCACCCGCGACCGCGCGAGCTGCTGCATGTTCTACACGCTGCGCCCGCAGGACACCTGTGTGACGTGCCCGCGTACCTGTGACGCGGACCGGGTCGGCAGGCTCACCGCAGCCGCGGCAGCCTGA
- a CDS encoding pyruvate dehydrogenase, producing MAKQNVAEQFVDILVRAGVERMYGVVGDSLNPVVDAIRRNDAIDWVHVRHEETAAFAAGAEAQVTGKLTACAGSCGPGNLHLINGLYDAHRSMAPVLALASHIPSSEIGLGFFQETHPDRLFSECSHYSEMISSPKQMPRVLQTAIQNAVGRSGVSVVTLPGDVADEAAPETSIETAIVTSRPSIRPGDAEIDKLVELIDEAGKVTLFCGSGTAGAHAEVMEFAEKIKSPVGHALRGKEWIQYDNPYDVGMSGLLGYGAAYEATHECDLLILLGTDFPYNAFLPQKDVKIVQVDVRPEHLGRRSKLDLAVWGDVRETLRCLTPRVKPKSNRKFLDRMLKKHADALEGVVKAYTRKVEKHTPIHPEYVASVVDELAAEDAVFTVDTGMCNVWAARYISPNGRRRVIGSFSHGSMANALPMAIGAQFTDRNRQVVSMSGDGGFSMLMGDFLTLVQYDLPVKVVLFNNSSLGMVELEMLVAGLPSYGTTNKNPDFAAIARAAGAYGVRVEKPKQLAGALKDAFRHKGPALIDVVTDPNALSIPPKISAEMVTGFALSASKIVLDGGVGRMVQMARSNLRNMPRP from the coding sequence ATGGCCAAGCAGAACGTCGCCGAGCAGTTCGTCGACATCCTCGTCCGCGCGGGCGTCGAGCGCATGTACGGAGTCGTGGGCGACAGCCTCAATCCGGTCGTCGACGCGATCCGGCGCAACGACGCGATCGACTGGGTCCACGTACGGCACGAGGAGACCGCCGCCTTTGCCGCAGGCGCGGAAGCGCAGGTCACCGGAAAGCTGACCGCGTGCGCCGGGTCCTGCGGGCCCGGCAATCTGCACCTCATCAACGGCCTCTACGACGCCCACCGCTCGATGGCCCCGGTCCTCGCCCTCGCCTCGCACATTCCGTCCAGCGAGATCGGCCTCGGCTTCTTCCAGGAGACCCACCCCGACCGGCTGTTCTCCGAGTGCTCGCACTACAGCGAGATGATCTCCAGCCCGAAGCAGATGCCGCGCGTCCTGCAGACCGCCATCCAGAACGCCGTCGGCCGGTCCGGCGTCAGCGTCGTGACCCTCCCCGGCGACGTCGCCGACGAAGCCGCGCCCGAGACGTCCATCGAGACCGCGATCGTCACCTCCCGGCCGAGCATCCGCCCCGGCGACGCCGAGATCGACAAGCTTGTCGAGCTGATCGACGAGGCCGGCAAGGTCACCCTGTTCTGCGGCAGCGGCACCGCGGGCGCGCACGCCGAGGTCATGGAGTTCGCCGAGAAGATCAAGTCGCCGGTCGGCCACGCGCTGCGCGGCAAGGAGTGGATCCAGTACGACAACCCGTACGACGTGGGCATGAGCGGGCTGCTCGGGTACGGCGCCGCGTACGAGGCCACCCACGAGTGCGATCTGCTGATCCTGCTTGGCACCGACTTCCCGTACAACGCCTTCCTGCCGCAGAAGGACGTCAAGATCGTCCAGGTCGACGTGCGGCCCGAGCACCTCGGCAGGCGCTCCAAGCTGGACCTCGCGGTCTGGGGCGACGTACGCGAGACGCTGCGCTGCCTCACGCCGCGCGTGAAGCCCAAGTCGAACCGCAAGTTCCTCGACCGGATGCTGAAGAAGCACGCCGACGCGCTCGAAGGCGTCGTGAAGGCGTACACGCGCAAGGTCGAGAAGCACACCCCCATCCACCCCGAGTACGTCGCCTCCGTCGTCGACGAACTCGCCGCCGAGGACGCCGTGTTCACGGTCGACACCGGCATGTGCAACGTCTGGGCGGCCCGCTACATCTCGCCCAACGGGCGCCGCCGCGTCATCGGCTCGTTCTCGCACGGCTCGATGGCGAACGCGCTGCCGATGGCGATCGGCGCCCAGTTCACCGACCGGAACCGGCAGGTCGTCTCGATGTCGGGCGACGGCGGGTTCTCGATGCTGATGGGCGACTTCCTCACCCTCGTCCAGTACGACCTGCCGGTGAAGGTCGTCCTCTTCAACAACTCCTCTCTGGGAATGGTCGAGTTGGAGATGCTGGTGGCCGGGCTCCCCTCGTACGGGACGACCAACAAGAACCCCGACTTCGCCGCGATCGCCCGCGCCGCCGGTGCCTACGGCGTCCGCGTCGAGAAGCCGAAGCAGCTCGCGGGCGCGCTCAAGGACGCGTTCAGGCACAAGGGGCCCGCGCTGATCGATGTCGTCACCGATCCCAACGCCCTGTCCATCCCGCCGAAGATCAGCGCCGAGATGGTCACGGGCTTCGCCCTCTCCGCCTCGAAGATCGTCCTCGACGGCGGAGTGGGCCGGATGGTGCAGATGGCCCGCTCCAACCTCCGCAACATGCCGCGTCCCTGA